A single region of the Phycisphaerae bacterium RAS1 genome encodes:
- the yhdE gene encoding Maf-like protein YhdE encodes MLPETAYPVVGRLAPLILASASPRRRELLSAAGIVFEVIVCELREPSARPAHVSARAWALALAYFKARAVAERRPGRWVLAADTVVDCDGELMGKAADARDARRMLLKQAGRRSEVITGVCLVREEGAAPRRSFTLASTGVWMRRDPARIDAYVASEQWRGKAGAYGIQDVGDHLVERIDGSFSNVVGLPVERVLALLERIAGR; translated from the coding sequence GTGCTGCCGGAAACCGCTTATCCCGTCGTCGGCCGTCTTGCGCCGCTGATTCTCGCCTCGGCCAGTCCGCGGCGGCGTGAACTGCTGAGCGCGGCGGGAATCGTGTTTGAAGTCATCGTGTGCGAGCTGCGCGAACCAAGCGCCCGCCCCGCGCACGTGAGCGCCCGCGCCTGGGCGCTGGCGCTGGCCTATTTCAAGGCTCGCGCCGTGGCGGAGCGGCGCCCGGGCCGCTGGGTGCTGGCGGCCGACACGGTCGTTGATTGCGACGGCGAACTCATGGGCAAAGCGGCCGACGCGCGTGACGCGCGGCGGATGCTGCTGAAACAGGCGGGGCGGCGAAGCGAAGTCATCACCGGCGTCTGCCTCGTGCGCGAGGAGGGCGCCGCGCCGCGGCGCAGCTTCACGCTGGCCTCGACCGGCGTGTGGATGCGGCGCGATCCGGCGCGGATCGACGCCTACGTGGCGTCGGAGCAGTGGCGCGGCAAGGCGGGCGCTTATGGAATACAGGACGTGGGCGACCACCTCGTGGAGCGGATCGACGGCAGTTTCTCGAACGTGGTGGGGCTGCCGGTCGAACGGGTGCTTGCGCTGCTCGAGCGCATCGCCGGCCGCTGA
- the sigA_2 gene encoding RNA polymerase sigma factor SigA, which produces MPARTESALGDYLKQIKRFNLLTAEEERELGYRIRAAQDCDMRLARGEMSLHDRDKLQQDAAEARDRMIQANLRLVISVAKNFRNRGLPMEDLVNEGNVGLMNAVDRFDPDVGSRFSTYAGYWIDQAIRRAVQNAQQMIHIPSYLMEQIGQMRLAMRRLEESLGRPPTTQELAVHLEITDRKAGVILQAIRAASTRSPGGSADGENALEQSIADPRTPPPFEQVFSESDADFVAHMLERITDREALVLKLRYGLSVQGGRKMTLKEIGDEVGLTRERVRQIEKEAKRKLEEYVKEYL; this is translated from the coding sequence ATGCCAGCTCGCACTGAATCCGCGCTCGGCGACTACCTCAAGCAGATCAAGCGCTTCAACCTGCTCACCGCCGAAGAAGAACGCGAGCTGGGCTACCGCATCCGCGCCGCCCAGGATTGCGACATGCGCCTGGCGCGCGGCGAGATGTCGCTGCATGATCGCGACAAGCTGCAGCAGGACGCCGCCGAAGCCCGCGACCGCATGATCCAGGCGAATTTGCGGCTGGTCATCTCCGTCGCCAAGAATTTCCGCAACCGCGGGCTGCCGATGGAGGACCTCGTGAACGAGGGCAACGTCGGCCTGATGAACGCGGTCGATCGCTTCGACCCCGACGTCGGCTCGCGTTTCAGCACCTACGCGGGCTACTGGATTGACCAGGCCATCCGCCGCGCCGTGCAGAACGCGCAGCAGATGATCCACATCCCCAGCTACCTGATGGAGCAGATCGGCCAGATGCGCCTGGCGATGCGGCGGCTGGAGGAGTCGCTCGGCCGCCCGCCGACGACGCAGGAGCTGGCCGTGCATCTGGAGATCACCGATCGCAAGGCGGGGGTGATTCTGCAGGCGATCCGGGCGGCGTCGACGCGTTCGCCGGGCGGCTCGGCCGACGGCGAGAATGCGCTGGAGCAGTCGATCGCCGACCCGCGCACGCCGCCCCCGTTTGAGCAGGTCTTCAGCGAATCGGACGCGGACTTCGTGGCCCACATGCTCGAGCGCATCACGGACCGTGAGGCGCTGGTGCTGAAGCTGCGTTACGGCCTGTCCGTGCAGGGCGGGCGGAAGATGACGCTCAAGGAGATCGGCGACGAGGTGGGGCTGACGCGCGAGCGCGTGCGGCAGATTGAGAAAGAGGCCAAGCGGAAGCTCGAAGAGTACGTCAAAGAGTATCTCTAG